Within the Candidatus Culexarchaeum yellowstonense genome, the region CCCATCATCCAACCCATATCTAGCAATAATAGCAGTCACCGCAACTGCAATTAGGGGGATAAATGAGGAGTTAACCCCAATGGAGCCATGTAGGGAAAACGCTTACAGAATCGAGGGGAAATATGGGAGTTTACCATCAAATCTCGGAGAAGCCGTGGAAGAGTTCAAGAAGAATGAATATATGAAGAAGATATTAGGTGGAGAATTGCATGAAGAGATCGTGAAGAATAAGACTATGGAATGGAGGGACTACCAAAACTACATATTGAAAAACGGAGTAGACGATAATGAGATAACGGAGTGGGAGATAGAGAGATACTTGGTGAAAGCATAATGAAAGATAAAATGGAGATAGATGATGTGGATCTGGAAATAATAAGGAGACTGAAGGAAAACTCAAAACTAACATATAAAGAGATAGCTGAGGCAATGGGGATATCCATAGGAGCCGCATATAATAGGATAAAGAGGCTGGAGGAGTATGGCGTAATAAGGGGGTACACAATAAACATAGATTACTCAAAACTGGGATACGATCTAACTGCAATTATAATGCTACAAGTGGATGGCCCACACATAGTGGAAGTTGAAGAGAAACTTGCAAAATATGAAGAGAATATGAGTGTATATGATGTAACGGGGGACTTCGACATAGTCGTTATAGCGAAAGTTAGGGATAGAGAACATCTGAACAAACTGATAAAGGGGATACTTACAATACCACACGTGAGAAGAACAGTTACAAGCATAGCTTTAAGTGTTGTGAAGGAAAACTTCACAAGGTAAATTCAAAAGGTTTATAACTAAAATAGAGTAAATAATAGTTAAAAGTGGAGTTTATGGAAAACTTAGATAAACCTGCAATAGAGGGAGGAAAGCCGATTAGAAGCAAACCCATAATGGCTCTACCAGAATTAACCGATGAAGAAATAGAGGAAATAATTAAGGTTCTAAGGAGCGGTAGATGGACTATGAGCGTCGGAACAAAGATAAGGGAATTTGAAGAGG harbors:
- a CDS encoding Lrp/AsnC family transcriptional regulator, which gives rise to MKDKMEIDDVDLEIIRRLKENSKLTYKEIAEAMGISIGAAYNRIKRLEEYGVIRGYTINIDYSKLGYDLTAIIMLQVDGPHIVEVEEKLAKYEENMSVYDVTGDFDIVVIAKVRDREHLNKLIKGILTIPHVRRTVTSIALSVVKENFTR